In one Drosophila albomicans strain 15112-1751.03 chromosome X, ASM965048v2, whole genome shotgun sequence genomic region, the following are encoded:
- the LOC117578038 gene encoding augmin complex subunit dgt4 encodes MEATPPANNSNSNSNNDMDDIQYLLHLEAIKRYKDDEKEMHRQVEEQARIYMDAKREYQREYARLANLNKQLLLSDALQAPQTQINDTQVDDTIRKLSTSSAILSRTSRPTELDVRVLEECKEQLQRQHCKPRDQLAQYQRNFAENRETLKSVCSTLDNVEKNFEKATLVAMDQYIKEMQTP; translated from the coding sequence ATGGAGGCGACACCCCCAGCCAACAATagtaatagcaacagcaacaacgacatgGACGATATACAGTATTTGCTGCACTTGGAGGCCATCAAACGCTACAAGGACGACGAGAAGGAAATGCACCGCCAGGTGGAGGAGCAAGCGCGCATCTACATGGACGCCAAGCGGGAATATCAACGTGAATACGCTCGTCTGGCCAACCTAAACAAACAATTGTTGCTCAGTGATGCGTTGCAGGCACCGCAGACGCAAATCAACGACACCCAAGTGGATGACACCATCCGCAAATTGAGCACATCGAGTGCGATCCTCTCGAGAACAAGTCGTCCCACCGAGCTGGATGTGCGTGTGCTGGAGGAATGCaaggagcagctgcagcggcagcattgCAAGCCACGCGACCAATTGGCCCAATATCAGCGAAACTTTGCCGAGAATCGTGAGACACTGAAATCTGTGTGCAGCACTTTGGATAACGTGGAGAAGAACTTTGAGAAGGCAACGCTGGTGGCGATGGATCAATACATAAAAGAGATGCAGACACCATAG
- the LOC117578036 gene encoding histone acetyltransferase Tip60 codes for MKTKYEFDDDVASICESTAALTEGCRLSVRMHKTDDWPLAEIVSIKELDGRRQFYVHYVDFNKRLDEWVNEDDLDTRKVQFPRRDGPQTGTNTGVTTPKRHHSLAGSVSRPTSPQPQSTPGAASAGGGAGGVAGSGIAAGNSLGHNNSSNNTELVNSNNVFAAALQKRFNRRRKQHAGAAHSAQPAAQQAAAAAQPPPPSSQLQQQQQQQPQLPQTPQTPQTPVHVTGDAAGIMPSTPGQEDGSQDGKIATPRQSGSMVTHQDDVVTRMKNVEMIELGRHRIKPWYFSPYPQELCQESCIYICEFCLKYCKSRKCLERHLSKCNLRHPPGNEIYRKNTISFFEIDGRKNKVYAQNLCLLAKLFLDHKTLYYDTDPFLFYIMTEFDSRGFHIVGYFSKEKESTEDYNVACILTMPPYQRKGYGKLLIEFSYELSKFEGKTGSPEKPLSDLGLLSYRSYWAQTILEILISQNPSTDGEKPTITINDICECTSIKKEDVISTLQNLNLINYYKGQYIVSINRETIEQHQRAMQKRKIRIDSKCLHWTPKDWSKRSK; via the exons atgaaaaccaaataCGAGTTCGACGACGATGTGGCCTCCATATGCGAGTCGACG GCTGCGTTGACCGAAGGCTGCCGCCTGTCCGTGCGCATGCACAAGACCGACGACTGGCCGCTGGCGGAGATAGTGAGCATCAAGGAGCTCGACGGACGCCGTCAGTTCTATGTGCACTACGTGGACT TCAACAAGCGTCTGGATGAATGGGTCAATGAGGATGATCTGGACACGCGCAAAGTACAGTTTCCACGTCGCGACGGTCCACAAACAGGCACAAACACAGGCGTCACAACGCCCAAGCGTCATCATTCGCTTGCCGGCAGCGTTTCGCGTCCCACATCGCCGCAGCCTCAGTCGACGCCCGGTGCTGCGTCCGCTGGTGGCGGTGCAGGCGGTGTTGCAGGTAGCGGAATTGCAGCAGGCAATTCATTgggccacaacaacagcagcaacaataccGAGTTGGTGAATAGCAATAATGTGTTCGCCGCTGCGCTGCAGAAGCGCTTTAATCGTCGTCGCAAGCAACACGCTGGCGCAGCACATTCAGCGCAGCCAGCCGCTCAAcaggctgcagctgctgcacaaccgccgccgccgtcgtcacagctgcaacaacaacaacagcagcagccgcagttgCCACAGACACCGCAAACGCCACAAACTCCGGTTCATGTCACTGGCGACGCCGCTGGCATCATGCCCAGCACCCCGGGACAGGAGGATGGCTCGCAGGACGGGAAGATTGCAACGCCACGGCAATCGGGAAGCATGGTGACACATCAGGACGATGTGGTGACACGCATGAAGAACGTCGAGATGATTGAGCTGGGACGTCATCGCATTAAGCCATGGTATTTCTCGCCATATCCGCAGGAATTGTGCCAGGAGAGTTGCATCTACATCTGTGAATTCTGTCTCAAGTACTGCAAGAGTCGCAAGTGCTTGGAACGCCATCTGTCCAAGTGCAATCTTCGCCATCCGCCGGGCAATGAGATCTATCGCAAGAATACGATTTCATTCTTTGAGATCGATGGACGCAAGAACAAAGTGTATGCCCAGAATCTGTGTCTGCTCGCCAAACTGTTTTTGGATCACAAAACGCTGTACTACGATACGGATCCGTTTCTGTTCTACATTATGACGGAGTTCGATTCACGGGGCTTTCACATTGTTGGCTATTTCTCGAAGGAAAAGGAGAGCACCGAGGATTACAATGTGGCGTGCATTTTGACAATGCCGCCGTATCAGCGCAAAGGCTACGGCAAACTGCTCATCGAATTCAGCTACGAGTTGTCCAAGTTCGAGGGCAAAACGGGCTCCCCGGAGAAGCCATTGTCCGATTTGGGGCTGCTTTCGTATCGCTCGTATTGGGCACAGACCATCCTGGAGATACTCATCAGCCAGAATCCGAGCACAGACGGCGAGAAGCCGACCATAACCATCAA CGACATCTGTGAATGCACCTCGATCAAGAAGGAGGACGTCATCTCGACCCTGCAGAATCTCAATCTGATCAACTACTATAAGGGACAGTACATTGTGAGCATCAATCGGGAGACCATCGAGCAGCATCAGCGTGCCATGCAGAAGCGCAAGATACGCATCGATTCCAAGTGTTTGCATTGGACTCCCAAGGATTGGTCCAAGCGCTCCAAGTG A